One stretch of Betaproteobacteria bacterium DNA includes these proteins:
- a CDS encoding S24 family peptidase: MSAMAPDPAAGACGGGESFALMVHGESMTPEFQHGEIIIIEPEGLASDGSYVLAQPNGEWIFRQLVRVGEHWCLHALNAAFPDQPIADLSIVKGVIIQKAKPGRRHGSRRYV; this comes from the coding sequence TGTCCGCCATGGCGCCTGACCCGGCTGCCGGCGCATGCGGTGGTGGCGAATCCTTTGCGCTCATGGTGCACGGCGAGAGCATGACGCCCGAATTCCAGCATGGCGAAATCATCATCATCGAGCCGGAGGGGCTCGCATCCGATGGCTCGTATGTGCTCGCACAACCCAACGGCGAGTGGATATTTCGCCAGCTCGTCCGGGTGGGCGAACACTGGTGCCTGCACGCGCTCAATGCGGCGTTTCCGGATCAGCCGATTGCCGATCTGTCGATCGTCAAAGGTGTCATCATCCAGAAAGCAAAGCCGGGGCGGCGGCATGGCTCGCGCCGCTACGTCTGA
- a CDS encoding SCP2 sterol-binding domain-containing protein — translation MRKLLISLAVLASLSPGANATPLMSAEWADLACKAWNTNPMLTEELAGDWIKNDQGRGYKIIHMYRTDCGEATKVEMIISAKDSKALCTYAGKIEHTDLKSSSDYVMHAETKRWNEMGAGDYGPMRAMMFGRLKFVGPKMEAMSVMGPFEQFLLMPGKVPGEAACPGK, via the coding sequence ATGCGTAAATTGCTAATTTCCCTCGCGGTACTCGCGAGCCTTTCCCCCGGCGCCAACGCCACCCCGCTGATGTCCGCCGAATGGGCCGACCTGGCCTGCAAGGCCTGGAATACCAACCCGATGCTCACCGAAGAACTTGCCGGCGACTGGATCAAGAATGACCAGGGGCGTGGCTACAAGATCATTCACATGTACCGCACCGATTGCGGTGAAGCGACCAAGGTCGAAATGATCATCTCCGCGAAAGACAGCAAGGCGCTCTGCACCTATGCAGGCAAGATCGAGCACACTGACCTGAAATCAAGCTCGGACTATGTAATGCATGCGGAAACCAAGCGCTGGAATGAGATGGGCGCCGGCGACTACGGCCCGATGCGCGCCATGATGTTCGGTCGCCTGAAATTCGTGGGACCAAAGATGGAAGCGATGAGCGTCATGGGCCCATTCGAGCAATTCCTGCTGATGCCGGGGAAAGTGCCCGGAGAAGCTGCCTGTCCAGGAAAATAG
- the tkt gene encoding transketolase: MPLNSATAHTADRQQLSNAIRALAMDAVQKANSGHPGMPMGMAEIAEVLWRHHLRHNPANPHWPDRDRFIVSNGHGSMLLYSLLHLTGYDLSMDEIKRFRQLHSKTPGHPEYGFAPGVETTTGPLGQGLANAVGMALAERELARSFNRDGFEIVNHHTYVFLGDGCLMEGISHEVCSLAGTQKLGKLIAFYDDNGISIDGEVEGWFTDNTPQRFAAYGWQVIDDVDGHDFAAIERAVTAAKGNHAQPTLICCKTVIGKGSPNKQGTEGVHGAALGDKEIAATREAIGWHHPPFEIPQAVYDAWNARATGAGLETQWQAAFDAYQKKHPELAGEFRRRMAGDLPAQWKAAADAFLAKTNEKAETVATRKASQQTIEGLAAVLPELLGGSADLTGSNLTNWTGSKQINATQGGNYINFGVREFGMSAIANGIALHGGFIPYTGTFLMFSEYARNAVRMAALMKIRNIFVYTHDSIGLGEDGPTHQAVEQTATLRLIPNMDVWRPCDTVESAVAWAHAIERRNGPSCLLFSRQNVAFQRRTPATLANIQRGGYMLSAESGALKAVIIATGSEVPMAIEAQTELGKRGIAARVVAMPCTQAFDRQDAAYRESVLPAGIPRISVEAGVTDYWRKYVGLDGAAIGIDTFGESAPAGDLYRHFGITTERIVDSTIKLIRP, from the coding sequence ATGCCCCTCAATTCAGCAACCGCGCACACGGCAGACCGGCAACAACTCAGCAATGCCATTCGCGCGCTCGCCATGGACGCCGTTCAAAAAGCCAACTCCGGACATCCCGGCATGCCGATGGGCATGGCGGAAATCGCCGAAGTGCTGTGGCGCCACCATCTTCGCCACAACCCCGCCAATCCGCATTGGCCCGATCGCGACCGGTTCATCGTGTCGAACGGTCACGGGTCCATGTTGCTTTATTCGCTCCTGCATCTGACGGGCTATGACTTGTCGATGGATGAGATCAAGCGATTTCGCCAGCTTCATTCCAAGACGCCCGGCCACCCCGAGTACGGCTTCGCGCCGGGAGTGGAAACCACTACGGGACCGCTTGGACAGGGTCTTGCCAACGCGGTCGGCATGGCGCTCGCCGAACGCGAACTCGCGCGTAGCTTCAATCGCGACGGCTTCGAAATCGTCAATCACCACACCTACGTATTCCTCGGCGATGGCTGTCTCATGGAAGGCATTTCACACGAGGTCTGCTCGCTCGCGGGCACGCAGAAACTGGGCAAGCTGATCGCCTTCTACGACGATAACGGCATCTCGATTGACGGTGAAGTCGAAGGCTGGTTCACCGATAACACACCGCAGCGATTCGCGGCCTATGGCTGGCAGGTGATCGACGATGTCGATGGCCACGACTTTGCAGCGATCGAGCGTGCCGTGACGGCCGCCAAAGGCAATCATGCCCAGCCAACGCTCATTTGCTGCAAGACCGTCATCGGCAAAGGCTCACCCAACAAGCAGGGCACAGAAGGCGTGCATGGCGCGGCCTTGGGCGACAAGGAAATCGCCGCGACGCGCGAAGCCATCGGGTGGCATCACCCACCGTTCGAAATTCCACAGGCAGTGTACGACGCCTGGAATGCCCGCGCGACCGGTGCCGGCCTCGAAACGCAATGGCAGGCCGCATTTGACGCCTACCAAAAAAAGCATCCTGAACTGGCCGGTGAATTTCGTCGTCGCATGGCGGGAGACTTGCCGGCGCAATGGAAAGCCGCGGCCGATGCCTTCCTCGCCAAAACAAATGAAAAAGCGGAAACCGTCGCGACGCGCAAAGCGTCCCAGCAGACCATCGAGGGACTGGCGGCGGTGTTGCCGGAATTGCTGGGCGGCTCGGCCGACCTGACCGGCTCCAACCTCACCAACTGGACCGGCTCCAAACAGATCAACGCAACACAAGGCGGCAATTACATCAATTTCGGCGTGCGCGAATTCGGCATGTCAGCCATTGCCAACGGCATCGCGCTGCATGGCGGTTTTATTCCGTACACAGGGACATTCCTGATGTTCTCCGAATACGCGCGAAATGCGGTGCGCATGGCGGCGTTGATGAAGATCCGCAACATCTTCGTCTATACGCACGATTCAATCGGCCTGGGCGAAGATGGGCCCACGCACCAGGCGGTCGAGCAAACCGCTACCTTGCGCCTGATCCCCAACATGGATGTCTGGCGTCCGTGCGATACGGTCGAATCGGCCGTGGCGTGGGCGCACGCGATCGAGCGCCGCAACGGGCCGAGTTGCCTCTTGTTCAGCCGGCAGAACGTTGCGTTCCAGAGAAGGACACCTGCAACCTTGGCCAATATCCAGCGTGGTGGATACATGCTGTCCGCAGAAAGCGGTGCACTCAAGGCCGTCATCATCGCCACCGGCTCCGAAGTACCCATGGCCATTGAGGCGCAAACCGAACTTGGCAAGCGTGGCATCGCCGCGCGAGTGGTTGCTATGCCGTGCACGCAAGCGTTTGACAGGCAAGACGCCGCCTACCGGGAAAGCGTCTTGCCCGCCGGAATTCCGCGCATCTCCGTGGAAGCAGGCGTCACCGACTACTGGCGAAAATATGTGGGACTGGACGGCGCCGCGATCGGTATCGACACATTTGGGGAATCCGCCCCGGCCGGGGACCTCTATCGCCACTTCGGCATTACCACCGAACGAATTGTCGATTCCACGATCAAGCTGATACGGCCATGA
- a CDS encoding phosphoribulokinase: MSERHPIIAITGSSGAGTTSVTRTFENIFRREKVSAAIIEGDSFHRFDRKEMKVKMAEAETAGNKNFSHFGPENNMFAELESLFRDYSNTGNGKRRKYLHDLEEAAPYKQDPGTFTPWEDLPPNTDLLFYEGLHGGVISEEVNIARYPDLLIGVVPVINLEWIQKLWRDKSKRGYSTEAVTDTILRRMPDYVHYICPQFSKTHVNFQRVPCVDTSNPFISREIPAADESFVVIRFSNPKGIDFPYLQNMIHDSFMSRANTIVVPGGKMELAMQLIFTPFIWRMMERRKRAIAG; encoded by the coding sequence ATGTCTGAACGTCATCCCATCATCGCCATCACCGGTTCATCAGGAGCGGGCACTACCTCTGTAACGCGCACCTTCGAGAATATTTTTCGCCGCGAGAAAGTATCTGCTGCCATCATTGAGGGCGACAGCTTCCACCGCTTCGATCGGAAGGAAATGAAAGTCAAGATGGCCGAAGCGGAGACGGCCGGCAACAAAAACTTCAGCCACTTCGGGCCCGAGAACAACATGTTCGCCGAACTGGAATCATTGTTTCGCGATTACAGCAACACCGGCAACGGCAAACGCCGCAAGTATCTTCACGACCTCGAGGAAGCGGCGCCTTACAAACAGGACCCGGGCACCTTCACACCCTGGGAAGACCTGCCGCCGAACACCGATCTGCTGTTCTACGAAGGCCTGCATGGCGGCGTCATTTCCGAAGAGGTCAACATCGCCCGCTATCCGGATTTGCTGATTGGCGTGGTGCCGGTGATCAACCTGGAGTGGATCCAGAAGCTGTGGCGCGACAAATCCAAACGCGGCTACTCGACCGAGGCAGTCACCGATACCATCCTGCGGCGCATGCCCGATTACGTGCATTACATCTGCCCGCAATTTTCGAAGACGCACGTGAATTTTCAGCGCGTTCCCTGCGTGGATACATCAAACCCTTTCATCTCGCGTGAAATCCCGGCCGCCGACGAAAGCTTCGTGGTCATCCGCTTTTCCAATCCCAAGGGCATCGATTTTCCGTATCTGCAGAACATGATTCATGATTCCTTCATGTCGCGCGCCAACACCATCGTGGTGCCGGGCGGCAAGATGGAATTGGCCATGCAGCTCATCTTTACACCTTTCATCTGGAGAATGATGGAGCGGCGCAAGCGCGCGATCGCCGGCTAA
- a CDS encoding class 1 fructose-bisphosphatase produces MTLTQFLIEERRRFPGASGDFNSLILDIATACKRIARAVAFGELTDAKDKAEFTGQAGGAINVQGETQKLLDVVGNETFLKETEWGGHLAGMASEEMEDPYCMPPDCPRGKYLLVFDPLDGSSNIDVNVSVGSIFSVLRAPVAGRDAVLDDFLQPGSQQVAAGYALYGPTTMLILTVGTGVYGFTLDPSLGDFMLTHPQLKVPEDTHEFAINASNSRFWEAPVKRYVDECLAGKTGPRGRDFNMRWIASMVAEAHRILVRGGVFMYPRDTKDPSKPGRLRLLYEANPIGFIMEQAGGRASTGTVPMLTVQPTSLHQRIGLVFGSKNEVERIERYHAEPASDDTYPPLFNERSLFRFQT; encoded by the coding sequence ATGACCCTCACGCAGTTCCTGATCGAGGAGCGACGCCGCTTTCCTGGTGCCAGCGGGGATTTCAACAGCCTGATCCTGGATATTGCGACAGCCTGCAAGCGCATCGCGCGCGCGGTTGCTTTCGGTGAATTGACCGATGCGAAAGACAAGGCGGAATTCACCGGGCAAGCGGGAGGTGCGATAAACGTGCAGGGCGAAACACAAAAATTGCTCGACGTCGTCGGCAATGAAACGTTCCTGAAGGAAACCGAATGGGGCGGCCACCTCGCGGGAATGGCGTCGGAGGAAATGGAAGACCCGTATTGCATGCCGCCGGATTGTCCGCGCGGCAAATACCTGCTGGTGTTCGACCCACTTGATGGCTCGTCGAACATTGACGTAAACGTCTCGGTCGGAAGCATTTTCTCCGTGCTGCGTGCGCCGGTCGCGGGCCGCGACGCGGTGCTGGACGATTTCTTGCAGCCGGGCTCGCAGCAGGTCGCGGCGGGTTACGCGCTTTACGGCCCCACGACCATGCTTATCCTCACGGTCGGCACGGGTGTGTACGGATTCACACTCGACCCCAGCCTCGGGGACTTCATGCTGACTCACCCGCAACTCAAAGTCCCCGAGGACACGCACGAGTTCGCCATCAATGCATCGAACAGCCGATTCTGGGAGGCGCCGGTCAAGCGCTACGTCGACGAATGCCTCGCCGGCAAGACCGGACCGCGCGGACGCGATTTCAACATGCGCTGGATCGCCTCCATGGTCGCCGAGGCGCACCGCATCTTGGTTCGTGGCGGCGTGTTCATGTACCCGCGCGACACCAAGGACCCTAGCAAACCCGGGCGCCTGCGATTGTTATACGAAGCCAATCCGATCGGTTTCATCATGGAGCAGGCGGGCGGGCGCGCGAGCACCGGCACGGTGCCGATGCTTACCGTGCAGCCTACATCGCTTCATCAGCGGATCGGCCTGGTATTCGGCTCGAAGAACGAAGTTGAACGCATCGAGCGCTATCACGCCGAACCCGCCAGCGACGACACCTACCCACCACTATTCAATGAACGCAGTCTGTTTCGCTTCCAAACCTGA
- the rpe gene encoding ribulose-phosphate 3-epimerase — MNIRLAPSILSADFSRLGEEVRAIEAAGADLVHFDVMDNHFVPNLTIGPLVCEAIRPHVKIGIDVHLMVEPVDALVPMFAKAGANIITFHPEASHHIDRTLGLIRENGCKAGLVFNPATPLDYLKHVMDKLDIVLLMSVNPGFGGQKFIPSTLPKLTAARALIDAHKASGGQEIWLEVDGGVKADNIAAIAAAGADTFVAGSAVFAAPDADGGYRGIIRTLRTAAAAR, encoded by the coding sequence ATGAATATTCGACTTGCACCCAGCATCCTGTCTGCAGACTTTTCGCGACTCGGTGAAGAAGTGCGCGCCATCGAGGCCGCTGGCGCCGACCTCGTACACTTCGATGTGATGGACAACCATTTTGTCCCCAACCTGACCATTGGCCCGCTGGTATGCGAGGCGATAAGGCCCCACGTAAAGATCGGCATTGACGTTCACCTGATGGTCGAGCCGGTTGACGCCCTTGTGCCCATGTTTGCCAAGGCGGGCGCGAACATCATCACCTTCCACCCGGAAGCAAGCCACCACATCGATCGCACGCTGGGACTCATCCGGGAAAACGGTTGCAAGGCAGGCTTGGTATTCAACCCCGCCACCCCGCTCGACTATCTCAAGCACGTGATGGACAAGCTCGACATCGTCTTGCTGATGAGCGTGAATCCCGGTTTTGGCGGCCAGAAGTTTATCCCCTCGACGCTACCGAAACTGACTGCGGCACGCGCGCTCATCGATGCGCACAAGGCTTCCGGCGGACAAGAGATCTGGCTCGAAGTGGATGGCGGAGTCAAAGCGGACAACATTGCGGCAATCGCCGCCGCCGGGGCAGACACGTTTGTTGCCGGCAGCGCGGTATTCGCCGCACCTGATGCCGACGGCGGCTATCGCGGGATTATACGGACGCTGCGCACCGCGGCCGCCGCCCGATGA